The Blastomonas sp. SL216 DNA window TTGCCTCGGCCTGAGCGATCCGTGCACGGACCGGGGCCTGATTGGGGAAGGCCCAGCTCACCAGCGGCGAGCCGGTCACGACCAACCCACCGCTCAGCAGGCCCAGCGCCCCGCCAAGGTTGATGCGGGGGTAGAGATCGGCACGCGCCACGCCGATCCGCGCCGTGGCGGCCGCAAGGCGCCGTTCGGCCTCTCGAATATCTGGCCGGCGCAGCAGCAAGGCGGTGCCATCGCCCACGGGAGCCGCAGTGTGAAGTTTCGGCGGTGCGTTGCAAGTCACGGGATTGCTGCGGGCCTCTCCCGCCGGGCGCCCTGCGAGCGTGGCGAGGCGATAGCGCGCATTAGCCTGCGCTGCCTCCAGCGGTGCTATGGTCGCCCTGGTCGCAGCGACAACGTTAGCGGCCTGAGACACTTCCAGCGGTGAGACCTCGCCTGCTGTCAGCTGGCTGCGGGTGAAGATCAGCGCGCGGTCCTGAAGCGCGACCTGTTCCTGCACAACGGTAAGGCTGCGGGTTGCGCCGCAAAGATCGACATAGGCCAGGACCGTATCGGCGACGACCGCGACCTTGACTCCATCGAGCGCAGCCGCCTGCGCCTCGGCATCCGCGCGGGAGGCGAGAGCACCCGAACGGAGCCGTCCGAACAGGTCTGCGTCCCAGCTTGCGGTCACCGCCAGATCGTAGTCGGTGGTCGGCACATTGCCCGAAGCGCTCGGCTGATTGGCGGGATTGTCGATGCCGAGACTGCTCTCGATCGTGGTCTGAGGCAGCCGCGCCGCTTGCGCCTGACGCAGCGCGGCGCGCGCGCCATCGAGATTGGCATAGGCAGCCCTGAGATCGGCATTGGCCGCAAGGCTGGCTTCGACCAGGCGGTCAAGCACAGGATCATCGTAGAGCCGCCACCAATCATCGGG harbors:
- a CDS encoding efflux transporter outer membrane subunit, producing the protein MKRFVSCAALMVTACATPSPPTASAINSTMAAGPFASLPVASIEPVPDDWWRLYDDPVLDRLVEASLAANADLRAAYANLDGARAALRQAQAARLPQTTIESSLGIDNPANQPSASGNVPTTDYDLAVTASWDADLFGRLRSGALASRADAEAQAAALDGVKVAVVADTVLAYVDLCGATRSLTVVQEQVALQDRALIFTRSQLTAGEVSPLEVSQAANVVAATRATIAPLEAAQANARYRLATLAGRPAGEARSNPVTCNAPPKLHTAAPVGDGTALLLRRPDIREAERRLAAATARIGVARADLYPRINLGGALGLLSGGLVVTGSPLVSWAFPNQAPVRARIAQAEATERAALAGWDVVVLRALRDVETALAAYDGEVRRNQALAEARDEGRLYARRAEARVRLGDAAPLLRIDADRALAQAELSLAQSELAIAQAQVALFRALGGGWRGSPKPLE